One window from the genome of Neorhodopirellula lusitana encodes:
- a CDS encoding DUF1559 domain-containing protein produces the protein MLKNSRHSHGFTLVELLVVIAIIGVLVGLLLPAVQAAREAARRMSCGNNFKQIGLALHNYHSAYNQLPVQRGGTDGGGYLGGHYASSVIDNRLQLSFLVALTPFIEQTAIWEHISNGDPTLPVAPNFYPPMGPTPNQATFVPWVTQIPGFRCPSDPGTGLPANGRTNYAACMGDAIEKINSGAYDWNLTPPDSSRTERLRASQRGMFVPMEKTQFRDVLDGLSNTLMCGEIPTDLGDNDVRTQPHIGKKPWAAVMNNPSYCDQFRDPERPQFWDSNISSDLQNASAADRARGFQWASGFLLHTGFQAILPPNGEICVDNNQNPNSLKSVQMEALASAGSRHQGGAHVLMGDGAVKFITDSIDAGDQSAKTVRAINASPSNAGAKSPFGLWGALGTRASREVIDSDF, from the coding sequence GTGTTAAAGAATTCTCGACATAGTCATGGATTCACTCTCGTAGAACTACTCGTGGTGATTGCGATCATCGGAGTTTTGGTAGGCTTGCTTCTTCCTGCTGTTCAGGCAGCTCGCGAAGCGGCTCGCCGTATGAGTTGCGGGAACAACTTCAAACAAATTGGACTCGCGCTCCATAACTATCACTCGGCATACAACCAACTTCCCGTGCAACGTGGCGGCACCGATGGTGGCGGCTACCTAGGTGGTCACTACGCGAGTTCCGTCATCGACAATCGGCTTCAACTTAGTTTCTTGGTTGCCCTTACTCCTTTCATCGAGCAAACAGCGATTTGGGAGCACATCAGCAACGGCGATCCAACACTTCCGGTTGCGCCGAACTTCTACCCACCCATGGGACCCACTCCGAATCAAGCAACGTTTGTTCCTTGGGTGACTCAGATTCCTGGATTCCGTTGTCCCAGCGATCCGGGAACGGGTCTGCCAGCGAACGGGAGAACGAACTATGCCGCCTGCATGGGCGACGCTATTGAGAAGATCAATTCAGGCGCCTACGACTGGAACCTGACACCACCCGACAGTTCGCGGACCGAAAGACTACGCGCGTCTCAGCGGGGGATGTTTGTCCCGATGGAGAAAACCCAATTTCGTGACGTTCTCGACGGACTTTCCAACACGCTAATGTGTGGTGAGATCCCGACGGACCTGGGGGACAACGATGTTCGTACGCAACCTCACATTGGCAAAAAGCCATGGGCCGCAGTCATGAATAATCCAAGCTACTGCGACCAGTTCCGCGATCCTGAACGCCCTCAGTTCTGGGATTCCAACATCAGCAGTGATCTACAAAACGCCTCCGCTGCCGACCGGGCACGTGGTTTCCAATGGGCGTCGGGCTTCTTGCTGCATACTGGTTTTCAAGCGATCCTACCTCCCAACGGCGAGATCTGCGTTGACAACAACCAAAATCCCAACTCCCTTAAGTCTGTGCAAATGGAAGCCTTGGCTTCGGCTGGCAGTCGACACCAAGGCGGAGCCCATGTGTTGATGGGGGATGGAGCAGTGAAGTTCATCACCGACTCCATTGACGCCGGCGACCAATCGGCCAAGACCGTTCGTGCCATCAATGCATCCCCCTCCAACGCGGGTGCCAAAAGTCCATTCGGATTATGGGGAGCACTCGGGACTCGTGCGTCCAGAGAAGTCATCGACTCCGACTTCTAG
- a CDS encoding RNA polymerase sigma factor, with the protein MMDRSEILSILMQERTKQVALAWSILRQSQLAEDAYQDMLVKVFENESVFEGPRHLRDWSWKVLRRRCYEFIRRKNYRPSLLVESILDLVDAELECRDAEEINQRVDALHQCLANLTVHCRDVVRLRFSEGLSGIEVAEKLGRTPDTVYKTLHRIYSTLGECVQDRLGAWNAETSHYERRRISKTDNTLPRRCTQ; encoded by the coding sequence ATGATGGATCGAAGTGAAATCCTCAGTATTCTGATGCAAGAACGAACCAAGCAGGTCGCGCTTGCTTGGTCGATTTTGCGGCAGTCTCAACTAGCCGAAGATGCCTACCAGGACATGCTGGTGAAGGTCTTCGAAAACGAGAGCGTTTTCGAAGGCCCGCGTCACCTTCGTGACTGGTCATGGAAAGTCCTACGTCGTCGTTGCTATGAATTCATCCGCCGAAAAAACTACCGCCCATCGCTGTTAGTTGAGTCGATTTTGGATTTGGTGGACGCGGAACTCGAGTGCCGCGACGCCGAGGAAATTAACCAGCGTGTCGACGCACTTCACCAATGCCTCGCAAACCTAACGGTTCATTGCCGGGACGTCGTTCGGCTTCGGTTTTCGGAAGGACTGAGCGGCATCGAAGTAGCGGAAAAGCTGGGGCGCACCCCCGACACGGTTTATAAAACGTTGCACCGAATTTACAGCACACTGGGCGAATGTGTTCAAGATCGTTTAGGTGCGTGGAACGCGGAGACATCACACTATGAAAGAAGAAGAATTTCAAAGACTGACAACACGCTACCTCGAAGGTGCACTCAATGA
- a CDS encoding FecR domain-containing protein → MKEEEFQRLTTRYLEGALNENELEMLGYELSGCQERVKEFNDIRLLAGLIHEHGQNAPNPEFRLKSAAAIASPGWVKSRWIFLAAQASLAASILLAIVFLPRFFAPTPVAKLISGENASWESALPTTKGSDLAAGLLDLKTGMATVQFRSGVDVSIQGPARLELITPMRGRILSGRARIDVPESAIGFIMETPNGYAVDHGTEFSVSVDPSNDSSSFKVLDGEISVYVSSTGENARLRGVGKAITVESNALVTGKSIEPELGPEPGPRTLIVGTGGREGTAIRNDKREFIQPKFLTVNRLLKKQWDRQSFFAFDLSNVNFDEVDSVLLRLNLVPFPYGLFSSLPEFNQYAVYGITNPEKADWDVECRWQDSPRPEDGVILGTFDVPRSQQHGSFVISNKRLLQFLMDREATEVTFVIQRQNLPLKTNDVPCHAFAGVPHPEASEPKLEFTLKHTLSKVDRNAHGLVTASHQVD, encoded by the coding sequence ATGAAAGAAGAAGAATTTCAAAGACTGACAACACGCTACCTCGAAGGTGCACTCAATGAGAACGAACTCGAGATGCTCGGCTATGAACTGAGCGGTTGCCAGGAACGAGTGAAGGAATTCAATGACATTCGCTTGTTGGCAGGTTTGATCCACGAACACGGTCAGAATGCTCCTAATCCAGAGTTTCGCTTAAAATCCGCTGCAGCGATTGCTTCACCTGGATGGGTGAAATCAAGGTGGATATTTCTCGCTGCCCAAGCCAGCTTGGCGGCGTCGATCCTGCTGGCGATCGTGTTCCTGCCTCGTTTTTTCGCGCCGACACCGGTCGCGAAGTTGATTTCAGGCGAGAACGCTTCCTGGGAAAGTGCTTTACCCACCACCAAGGGCTCCGACCTCGCCGCAGGTCTTTTGGATTTAAAGACTGGAATGGCGACCGTCCAATTCCGATCCGGTGTTGACGTTTCGATCCAAGGGCCGGCCCGGCTGGAACTGATAACACCCATGCGGGGCAGAATCTTGTCCGGCAGGGCGAGAATCGACGTTCCCGAGTCGGCCATCGGGTTCATCATGGAAACCCCGAATGGCTACGCGGTTGACCACGGTACCGAGTTCTCGGTGAGCGTTGACCCGTCCAACGACAGCTCCAGTTTCAAAGTCCTTGACGGTGAAATTTCTGTCTACGTGTCGTCCACCGGCGAAAACGCGCGTTTGCGCGGGGTTGGCAAGGCGATCACGGTTGAGTCCAACGCGCTCGTTACAGGAAAATCGATAGAGCCGGAACTCGGGCCTGAACCAGGTCCCCGAACGCTGATTGTGGGCACGGGCGGTCGTGAAGGCACCGCGATCCGCAACGATAAACGCGAGTTCATCCAGCCCAAATTCCTAACCGTCAATCGGCTGCTGAAGAAACAATGGGATCGACAATCTTTCTTTGCCTTCGATCTCTCCAACGTCAATTTTGATGAGGTCGATTCCGTTCTACTTCGCCTCAACCTTGTTCCATTTCCTTACGGTTTATTCAGTAGCCTACCGGAATTCAATCAATATGCGGTCTACGGGATAACGAATCCAGAAAAGGCTGACTGGGATGTCGAATGCCGTTGGCAAGACTCTCCCCGCCCCGAAGATGGTGTCATCCTCGGAACGTTTGACGTGCCGCGAAGCCAACAACATGGAAGTTTTGTAATCAGCAACAAGAGGTTGCTCCAGTTCCTGATGGACCGGGAAGCGACCGAAGTGACTTTCGTCATCCAACGACAAAACCTCCCGCTCAAGACCAACGACGTTCCCTGCCATGCCTTCGCGGGCGTCCCGCATCCGGAAGCCAGCGAGCCGAAACTCGAGTTCACCTTGAAGCATACGCTATCGAAGGTAGATCGCAACGCTCATGGGCTCGTCACTGCGAGCCATCAAGTTGACTGA
- a CDS encoding sulfatase-like hydrolase/transferase encodes MCWLSTSIADAQQDRPNISIICVDDMNDWCGFRGGHPDAKTPHMDRLAAKGNTFTNTHCTAPGCFPCRDALLWGVAKRSKGAA; translated from the coding sequence ATGTGCTGGTTATCCACTTCCATCGCTGACGCCCAACAAGACCGCCCGAATATTTCAATAATCTGCGTCGATGATATGAATGACTGGTGCGGGTTTCGGGGCGGTCACCCTGATGCCAAGACACCGCACATGGATCGGCTGGCTGCGAAAGGGAATACATTCACCAACACCCATTGCACCGCGCCAGGATGCTTCCCCTGTCGCGACGCGTTACTCTGGGGTGTCGCGAAGAGATCAAAGGGTGCGGCTTAG
- a CDS encoding arylsulfatase: MVRLILCFSLAFLSCDIVRAEKPPNIVFVLADDLAQGDLGSYGQKLIQTPNLDRMAAEGTRYTQAYAGSSVCAPSRSSLMTGLHMGHCPVRGNYPLKTGSRFGAGQLPLPASTLTVAQLLKSSGYATACMGKWGMGQFDTTGSPHKKGFDHFFGYNGQAHAHSYFPTYLHDDESRIELPENKNDAKQVYADKLIQNNMLQWVGEQGSKPFFLFYATTLPHGKYEIDDLGIYAKYKEWSPKERAYAAMVTRLDSDMGQLFGLLKQMGIDQDTLVLFVGDNGSSFSPTSEIGKRFDQSMGGTLRGFKRSMYEGGLRQPAIARWPGKVPAGRVSDEPWAFWDFLPTAAELANVTLPSDTTFDGLSLVSFLKGGPAPTRDYFYWELHEREPKQAIRFGDWKAVRNRIGSPLELYNLESDASESHDVADQNPELIAKAAKLMNEARVENEHFPWRPKN; the protein is encoded by the coding sequence ATGGTGCGACTCATTTTGTGCTTCAGCTTGGCTTTCTTGAGCTGCGATATTGTGAGAGCGGAGAAGCCGCCAAATATTGTGTTTGTGCTGGCCGATGATCTGGCCCAAGGGGACCTGGGATCCTACGGCCAAAAACTCATCCAGACACCGAACCTCGACCGGATGGCAGCCGAAGGGACACGCTACACACAGGCCTATGCCGGTTCCAGCGTATGTGCCCCTTCGAGGTCCTCCTTGATGACAGGCCTACACATGGGGCATTGCCCCGTCCGCGGTAATTATCCGTTAAAGACGGGCTCCCGGTTTGGGGCCGGCCAACTTCCTCTGCCAGCTTCGACGCTGACCGTAGCTCAGTTGTTGAAGTCATCCGGCTACGCGACGGCTTGTATGGGGAAGTGGGGCATGGGCCAGTTCGACACGACCGGCAGCCCGCACAAAAAAGGCTTCGACCATTTCTTTGGCTACAACGGTCAGGCTCACGCACACAGCTATTTCCCCACTTACCTGCATGACGACGAGTCGCGTATCGAACTACCGGAAAACAAGAACGATGCAAAGCAAGTTTACGCCGACAAGCTGATTCAAAACAACATGTTGCAGTGGGTTGGCGAGCAAGGCTCCAAGCCTTTCTTTCTGTTCTATGCCACCACCCTGCCGCATGGAAAATACGAGATCGATGACCTTGGTATCTACGCGAAGTACAAAGAATGGTCACCCAAAGAACGTGCCTACGCGGCAATGGTCACGCGGCTTGATTCCGACATGGGGCAATTGTTCGGCTTGTTGAAACAGATGGGAATCGACCAAGACACGCTGGTGCTCTTTGTCGGCGACAATGGTTCCTCGTTCTCACCCACTTCGGAGATCGGAAAGCGATTTGATCAATCGATGGGCGGCACCTTGCGCGGCTTCAAACGCAGCATGTACGAAGGTGGTTTGCGTCAACCAGCGATCGCGCGTTGGCCAGGTAAGGTGCCTGCCGGGCGAGTGAGCGATGAGCCTTGGGCATTTTGGGATTTCCTTCCCACTGCCGCGGAACTTGCCAATGTAACCTTGCCTTCGGACACCACCTTTGATGGTCTCTCGTTGGTTTCCTTTTTAAAGGGCGGTCCAGCGCCGACACGCGACTATTTCTACTGGGAACTCCATGAACGAGAGCCCAAACAAGCGATTCGCTTCGGGGATTGGAAAGCCGTACGGAACCGCATTGGCAGCCCACTGGAACTCTACAATTTGGAATCCGATGCGTCGGAAAGTCATGACGTTGCCGATCAAAACCCAGAGCTAATTGCCAAAGCGGCAAAACTGATGAATGAAGCAAGGGTCGAGAACGAGCACTTCCCTTGGAGGCCCAAAAATTGA
- a CDS encoding prenyltransferase/squalene oxidase repeat-containing protein: MIDQSSGKISRRMALQSFALAGCVGLTGGRVNAAETDFQNYLMGLRKPDGGFGWSDQPGSHLVATHAVVGCCVALQIKLTNIEMLAEFVRRKHSAARKPPEQKYRDFDLQQIETLQWLGQDVSPLNATVAAWKAPVPYAKQYEKHAYPVLRRQVATLLCRDRLDLPWDDLNEPMRLYMNQRRRPNGSFNNTPNTDGSDGHVVATWWGLQAALLFGQADEMREQLIAWLQACQQTDGGFTWQPNPSMSARSTATYTRAALRSLELLDAKPLDQRAATVFLQSLKNPDNGFAERPGWISNPLSTYHAVDALACLELTAEVDRPPSQLTDTPSPTLADPLPQNLKVFSAQIESHGTGSPRDAVLLAQRLGIHLWGAKNAKPEWMTAAQRIADQDGVAVQFVVADENYGTWIQVPGEGCYSHMSDIMAENTNAAEGALSRGEVLTWEEYRTKRLQPLEIAGGRLIWQFGENENVVRLLLDDSLDRRGFAAISTFHFGNPDFTDTEPFLHLYRGQIPFVALQDAHGQQPWWFADMTTGFRTLFLAEEPSWEGWLKALENNWTIAVRRDARTDHQLLMHSASPSVSNYVMQRLDQWNWWLDGTNSRPMCSVVAISPEETFETGYPAKGISIRVRCAWTNTGKGLLVKPLSKLLNLTVNGQVVETREIRSKSKNGMWDDVYSVYEMPEVAFSKHQVEARVQVLSTGEEIVESIRF; this comes from the coding sequence ATGATCGATCAATCGAGTGGAAAAATTTCGCGACGTATGGCGTTGCAATCCTTCGCGCTGGCTGGCTGCGTTGGCTTGACGGGCGGACGCGTGAACGCCGCCGAGACTGATTTCCAAAACTACTTGATGGGGCTTCGCAAGCCCGATGGTGGGTTCGGCTGGAGCGATCAGCCTGGCTCTCATTTAGTCGCAACGCATGCCGTGGTGGGCTGTTGTGTTGCATTGCAAATCAAGTTAACCAACATCGAAATGCTGGCGGAGTTTGTGCGACGAAAGCATTCGGCGGCTCGCAAGCCGCCAGAGCAGAAATATAGAGACTTCGACTTGCAGCAGATTGAGACGCTGCAGTGGCTCGGCCAAGATGTCTCGCCATTGAATGCGACGGTTGCTGCTTGGAAAGCGCCAGTTCCTTACGCCAAGCAATATGAAAAACACGCGTATCCCGTCTTGCGTAGGCAGGTTGCCACCCTGCTTTGTAGAGACAGATTGGATTTGCCATGGGATGATTTAAACGAACCGATGCGATTGTATATGAATCAGCGTCGGCGTCCCAACGGTAGCTTTAACAACACGCCCAACACCGATGGCAGCGATGGTCACGTCGTCGCAACGTGGTGGGGGTTGCAAGCGGCACTTCTATTCGGGCAAGCCGATGAAATGCGAGAACAATTGATTGCATGGTTGCAGGCGTGTCAGCAAACCGACGGGGGATTCACATGGCAACCTAACCCATCCATGTCTGCACGAAGCACGGCCACCTACACGCGAGCTGCCCTGCGTTCACTTGAACTGCTTGATGCGAAGCCGCTCGACCAGCGGGCTGCGACGGTGTTTCTTCAGAGCCTGAAAAATCCTGATAATGGTTTTGCGGAGCGGCCCGGCTGGATCTCCAATCCGCTGTCGACCTATCACGCTGTTGATGCATTGGCGTGCTTGGAACTCACCGCTGAAGTGGATCGACCGCCCTCGCAGTTGACTGACACTCCGAGTCCCACTCTAGCGGATCCACTTCCACAAAATCTGAAGGTCTTTTCCGCTCAAATTGAGTCTCATGGAACCGGCAGCCCTCGTGATGCCGTGCTGCTCGCTCAGCGACTCGGAATCCACTTGTGGGGCGCGAAGAACGCGAAGCCGGAGTGGATGACAGCGGCCCAGCGGATTGCTGATCAAGATGGAGTGGCGGTTCAGTTCGTGGTTGCCGACGAGAACTATGGGACCTGGATTCAGGTTCCCGGCGAAGGGTGCTACAGTCACATGAGTGACATCATGGCGGAGAACACAAACGCGGCGGAAGGTGCTTTATCGCGAGGCGAAGTACTGACCTGGGAAGAGTATCGCACCAAGCGATTGCAGCCACTGGAAATAGCCGGTGGACGCTTGATATGGCAGTTCGGCGAAAACGAAAATGTCGTGCGGTTGTTGTTGGACGACTCACTCGATCGCAGGGGATTCGCCGCGATCAGCACGTTTCATTTCGGCAACCCCGATTTCACCGATACCGAACCGTTCCTGCATCTTTATCGTGGGCAGATTCCATTTGTCGCATTGCAAGATGCGCACGGCCAGCAACCGTGGTGGTTTGCCGACATGACCACCGGCTTCCGCACCTTGTTCCTGGCAGAGGAACCGAGTTGGGAGGGTTGGCTGAAAGCACTCGAAAACAATTGGACGATCGCTGTACGCCGCGACGCACGGACTGATCATCAACTACTCATGCACTCCGCTTCACCGTCAGTCTCGAACTACGTTATGCAGAGGCTGGACCAATGGAACTGGTGGCTGGACGGGACCAATTCGAGACCGATGTGTTCTGTCGTGGCGATCTCGCCAGAAGAGACGTTTGAGACGGGCTACCCAGCAAAGGGAATTTCGATTCGAGTCCGCTGTGCTTGGACCAATACTGGTAAAGGGTTGTTGGTGAAACCCCTGTCCAAGCTATTGAACTTGACCGTAAATGGACAAGTCGTCGAGACGCGTGAGATCCGTAGTAAGTCCAAGAATGGCATGTGGGATGACGTCTACAGTGTGTACGAGATGCCTGAAGTAGCATTCAGCAAACATCAAGTCGAGGCTCGCGTCCAGGTCCTCTCAACGGGCGAAGAAATCGTCGAGTCCATTCGGTTTTAG